One Aegilops tauschii subsp. strangulata cultivar AL8/78 chromosome 7, Aet v6.0, whole genome shotgun sequence genomic window carries:
- the LOC141027281 gene encoding uncharacterized protein, which translates to MSCISWNCRGLGNLEAVRELRKVVKQEGPVLVFVMETKIRARRVEDLRFTLGFTGSFAVDSDGLSGGIGLFWSNDVHVELKNYSASHIDVMVRETSADLTGWRFTGFYGAPRAAERHHSWRFLHTLHGIPHDSWLCVGDFNETLYPDEHFSRSPRAEWQMRAFREVRDECEFQDLGWSGVAYTWDNRQGGEANVKARVDRAFANEQFRQRFEHTRVRHVCAVESDHCFIITEFRHHTNTHGSTGAKHFRYENVWQSHQDYDQLIADTWKKQVRSPGLQGIADSLVALQRQLEPWGAREFGSSSRSVRKLQSRLDKL; encoded by the coding sequence ATGAGTTGCATCAGCTGGAACTGCCGGGGGCTTGGGAACCTTGAGGCAGTTCGAGAGCttcgcaaggtggtgaagcaagAAGGGCCCGTGCTGGTTTTTGTCATGGAGACGAAGATCAGAGCAAGGAGAGTGGAGGATCTGCGGTTCACTTTAGGGTTTACCGGCAGTTTTGCAGTTGATAGTGATGGCCTCAGTGGGGGCATCGGTCTGTTCTGGTCCAACGATGTGCATGTAGAGCTCAAAAACTATAGCGCCAGTCATATTGATGTGATGGTGCGGGAAACATCAGCGGACTTGACAGGATGGCGGTTCACAGGGTTTTACGGAGCTCCAAGAGCAGCGGAACGACACCATAGCTGGCGCTTCCTTCATACCCTACATGGCATTCCCCATGATTCCTGGCTTTGTGTTGGGGACTTCAATGAAACCCTGTATCCTGATGAACACTTTAGTCGCTCCCCTCGGGCGGAGTGGCAGATGAGGGCGTTCCGTGAAGTTAGAGACGAATGCGAGTTCCAAGACCTAGGTTGGTCCGGTGTTGCGTACACATGGGACAACCGTCAGGGAGGGGAAGCAAACGTCAAAGCCAGGGTGGACAGGGCCTTTGCGAACGAGCAATTCAGGCAAAGGTTCGAACACACGCGAGTGCGACATGTGTGTGCGGTGGAGTCGGATCACTGTTTCATTATTACCGAGTTCAGACATCACACAAACACGCATGGTTCGACGGGGGCCAAACATTTCCGGTATGAAAATGTTTGGCAGTCCCATCAGGACTATGATCAGCTCATTGCAGACACGTGGAAGAAACAGGTCAGATCCCCGGGTCTGCAGGGCATCGCCGATTCTCTGGTTGCCCTCCAGCGGCAGCTAGAGCCGTGGGGAGCGCGCGAGTTCGGCAGCTCGTCGAGGTCGGTGCGCAAACTACAGTCACGTCTAGACAAACTGTGA